One window of the Rhodococcus sovatensis genome contains the following:
- a CDS encoding WhiB family transcriptional regulator: MTEPTSPRIPDPSRAACVGQWQLFDPPGEDELRKHVQERWNRAVAVCAGCPVIDQCREYVDELPGRLVYGVFAGTRYGHTTNKAPRPLEASA, encoded by the coding sequence ATGACCGAACCAACCTCGCCCCGGATACCTGATCCTTCACGTGCTGCTTGCGTAGGGCAATGGCAACTGTTCGACCCACCGGGCGAAGACGAGCTACGCAAGCACGTGCAGGAACGCTGGAACCGTGCGGTGGCCGTGTGTGCCGGTTGCCCGGTGATCGATCAGTGCCGGGAGTACGTGGACGAGCTACCCGGCCGACTCGTCTATGGAGTGTTCGCGGGAACCCGGTACGGCCACACAACGAACAAAGCGCCGCGGCCGTTGGAGGCGTCGGCGTGA
- a CDS encoding YdeI/OmpD-associated family protein, producing the protein MTASESQSSVSAHPATWKFDYPIIHAETRTQWRTWLSRNHASVRGVWLCSWRNDTGRPRCPYPEAVEEAICFGWIDSTSTILDEERNLQLFTPRRSKSSWTRLNRERAADMEVRALMTDAGRDAIAAAKGNGWWTISDQVEDLEEPAELKAALDLVPHARRNWDGFPPSARKQMLWWIVSAARDATRAARIAHIVDEAANGRRAKG; encoded by the coding sequence ATGACCGCTTCGGAATCACAGTCATCGGTCTCCGCCCACCCCGCAACATGGAAGTTCGACTACCCGATAATCCACGCCGAGACGCGGACACAGTGGCGCACGTGGTTGAGCCGCAACCATGCGTCGGTCCGCGGGGTGTGGTTGTGCTCGTGGCGCAACGACACCGGTCGACCTCGCTGCCCGTACCCGGAGGCCGTCGAGGAAGCCATCTGCTTCGGTTGGATCGACTCCACCAGCACCATCCTCGACGAAGAGCGCAACTTGCAGCTGTTCACGCCGCGCAGATCCAAGAGTTCTTGGACCCGGCTCAACCGCGAACGTGCGGCCGATATGGAGGTGCGTGCCCTCATGACCGACGCTGGTCGCGACGCTATTGCTGCCGCGAAAGGCAACGGCTGGTGGACCATTTCCGACCAAGTCGAAGACCTCGAGGAACCGGCTGAATTGAAGGCAGCGCTGGACCTGGTCCCGCACGCTCGACGCAACTGGGACGGTTTTCCGCCCAGCGCCCGCAAACAGATGCTGTGGTGGATCGTCAGTGCCGCTCGAGACGCAACACGGGCCGCGCGAATCGCCCACATCGTCGATGAAGCGGCCAACGGCCGACGTGCCAAAGGTTGA
- a CDS encoding TIGR02611 family protein, whose protein sequence is MGDRRRRLRAKISANPTLELAYRITVAVVGLIVLGLGILAIPYPGPGWLIVFAGLGILASEFTWAHRLLKFARARYDRFMAWFSRQSIVVKAASSLLTMLIVLATLWLLGTFSLVGGWFGLDWTWLASPL, encoded by the coding sequence ATGGGCGATCGGCGGCGTCGGCTTCGCGCGAAGATCTCCGCAAATCCCACGCTCGAGCTTGCATACCGGATCACGGTGGCGGTCGTCGGACTGATCGTTCTGGGCCTCGGCATCTTGGCCATTCCGTACCCGGGTCCGGGTTGGTTGATCGTCTTCGCAGGTCTCGGCATTCTGGCCTCCGAGTTCACCTGGGCACATCGGCTTCTGAAGTTCGCTCGCGCGCGATACGACCGCTTCATGGCGTGGTTTTCTCGCCAGTCGATCGTCGTCAAAGCGGCAAGCTCACTGCTGACGATGCTCATCGTGCTGGCGACGCTGTGGCTGCTGGGTACCTTCTCGCTCGTGGGCGGATGGTTCGGTCTGGACTGGACCTGGCTGGCCAGTCCGCTCTGA
- a CDS encoding phage portal protein: protein MTEPSYLELDRALDVRAARMHLLEQYYRGEQALAFLSPEAKKALGQRFDRLAVNLPRLAVTSIAERLRLTGFDVDGVRSADLWKAWLRNDLDQHAPTAHREALALGEASAIVWGRNKRAVVTIESGHQVAVYRDAGSGEVLAAIKRWSVLAPDGTAKQTKWVCYRPDRIERLTGDGSAITAATVDETIDNPLLAVPVVPLTNSDRVLDTNGASEITDLIPIVDALNKITADMLTGSEYGARPRRWATGLELEERPAVNDDGTPVLEDGEQVMEAVNPISETDRMMVNEAEGGKFGQLPGADLTGYETAVNILLQQAMAVSGLPAHYVGVFGANPASADGIRAAEAALTARAESKQGPFGRAWEQVGRLILAVENSGEVADYNVRVRWADPATRSKAQEADATVKLHAAGIITTAEARESLGIENPEAGPTPVAIAGGNAA, encoded by the coding sequence ATGACAGAACCGAGTTACCTGGAACTGGACCGGGCGCTGGACGTGCGCGCGGCCCGGATGCACCTCTTGGAGCAGTACTACCGCGGCGAACAGGCGTTGGCGTTTCTCAGTCCCGAAGCGAAGAAGGCACTAGGGCAACGGTTCGATCGGCTTGCGGTGAACCTTCCACGCCTAGCCGTGACGTCCATTGCGGAGCGGCTGCGGCTGACTGGGTTCGACGTGGACGGAGTCCGGTCCGCGGATCTGTGGAAGGCGTGGCTGCGGAACGATCTGGACCAACACGCCCCGACGGCCCACCGCGAAGCCCTGGCGCTCGGTGAGGCTTCGGCGATCGTATGGGGACGGAACAAGCGCGCCGTTGTGACAATCGAATCGGGCCATCAGGTGGCCGTGTATCGCGACGCTGGAAGCGGTGAAGTCCTGGCCGCTATCAAACGGTGGTCCGTCCTGGCCCCGGATGGAACTGCGAAACAGACGAAGTGGGTCTGCTATCGACCCGACCGGATCGAACGACTTACCGGCGACGGTTCAGCGATCACGGCGGCGACGGTGGACGAGACGATCGACAACCCGTTGCTGGCGGTTCCCGTTGTGCCACTGACGAACTCGGACCGTGTGCTGGACACGAACGGGGCGTCGGAGATTACCGATCTGATCCCGATCGTGGACGCGCTGAACAAGATCACCGCCGACATGCTGACCGGATCGGAGTACGGAGCGCGGCCCCGGCGATGGGCAACGGGTCTGGAACTGGAAGAACGGCCAGCCGTGAACGACGACGGAACGCCGGTTCTCGAAGACGGGGAACAGGTCATGGAAGCGGTGAACCCGATTTCGGAGACCGACCGGATGATGGTGAACGAGGCCGAAGGCGGCAAGTTCGGCCAACTGCCCGGCGCTGACCTGACCGGCTACGAGACCGCGGTGAACATTTTGTTGCAACAGGCTATGGCCGTGTCGGGTCTGCCTGCCCACTACGTCGGCGTCTTCGGTGCCAACCCGGCCAGTGCCGACGGGATCCGCGCCGCCGAGGCCGCACTGACGGCACGGGCGGAGTCGAAACAGGGACCGTTCGGTAGGGCCTGGGAACAGGTGGGCCGTCTGATCCTGGCCGTGGAGAACAGCGGGGAAGTGGCCGACTACAACGTGCGTGTTCGGTGGGCCGACCCGGCCACGAGGTCGAAGGCCCAGGAAGCCGACGCCACGGTGAAGCTGCACGCCGCCGGGATCATCACCACGGCGGAGGCTCGTGAATCGCTCGGAATCGAAAACCCGGAAGCCGGACCGACTCCGGTAGCTATCGCAGGAGGGAACGCAGCATGA
- a CDS encoding alpha/beta fold hydrolase produces the protein MPDCTQEAAYIDGGGVRGFLHLPDGDPVASLALTHGAGSNCTAKLLVDVATAWSAHGIAVLRFDLAFRQARESGPPHPSKAPGDRDSVRDAVTYLRDRVPAPVLVGGHSYGGRQASMAVAEDNDLAAGLLLLSYPLHPPGKPGKARTAHLPDIEIPTLSVAGTKDPFATPTELREAIGLIPAQTSFVEVTGAGHDLSAHKHRTAERSLDAAVALFGIDVDTATTL, from the coding sequence ATGCCTGACTGCACACAGGAGGCCGCGTACATCGACGGAGGCGGCGTACGCGGCTTCCTTCACCTCCCGGACGGCGACCCTGTCGCATCACTCGCGCTCACCCACGGTGCCGGCAGTAACTGCACCGCAAAACTACTCGTCGATGTGGCGACAGCATGGTCAGCCCACGGAATCGCGGTACTGAGATTCGATCTGGCGTTCCGTCAGGCCAGAGAGTCCGGTCCCCCGCACCCGTCGAAAGCGCCCGGCGATCGAGACAGCGTCCGCGACGCAGTGACATATCTCCGTGACCGCGTGCCCGCACCCGTGTTGGTCGGCGGTCACTCCTACGGCGGTCGACAGGCCTCGATGGCGGTCGCGGAAGACAACGATCTCGCTGCAGGTTTATTACTGCTGTCGTATCCGCTTCATCCACCGGGCAAGCCCGGAAAGGCTCGCACCGCACATCTGCCCGATATCGAGATCCCGACACTGTCGGTCGCCGGCACCAAAGATCCTTTCGCGACACCGACCGAGCTACGCGAGGCGATAGGTCTCATCCCTGCCCAGACGAGCTTCGTCGAGGTCACTGGCGCGGGACATGACCTGTCGGCGCACAAACACCGGACCGCCGAGCGGTCGCTGGATGCAGCGGTCGCACTGTTCGGGATCGACGTGGACACTGCTACGACTCTGTAG
- a CDS encoding AAA family ATPase has translation MTDDPDFAEKIMYTLFEQYEAEAKSYNFRYYDGDDSKVPPFLNLAKASKEAWLVIGKKFLAAKTPDDLPHWLHTAYGGPWRSLQHAIDTFHRSADPVKDGFDDFAEESRVYAETQKYVTRELAKVQGRMQLDAEKNADMLATFDAAWLVRDQLDLLPDPVPLVPGMLYQQTLALLVAAPKSFKSFLALSWSCSVATGTPWLSRDVDQGGVLYMVGEGALGVKKRVAAWETYHGVRAEALTLFTETFDLGVEESIPFQRFLDRAIELRPKLIVVDTLNRYAAGHDENSAAEMAIVIVNLTRLVNETGASVLLVHHATKAGDKTGRGSSALFAAADASFFLDRRNPKGLAVALETTKSKDDAEGDPLPLRMEPSADSLVVVEGDPFEDDDSDTEAAADLAVLTAVMNQPGLPKREYSRGEAAPGSIGRRDAEVALARLENTGRIHAIPGPKRAKLMYPGPRPLTADEPFGDVPEAPK, from the coding sequence ATGACCGACGACCCGGACTTCGCCGAGAAAATCATGTACACACTGTTCGAACAGTATGAGGCAGAAGCGAAGTCGTACAACTTCCGATACTACGACGGTGACGATTCCAAGGTACCGCCGTTCCTGAATCTTGCGAAAGCGTCGAAAGAAGCATGGTTGGTTATCGGTAAGAAGTTCCTCGCCGCGAAGACACCAGACGACCTGCCGCACTGGCTGCACACGGCGTACGGCGGTCCCTGGCGGTCGCTACAGCACGCCATCGACACGTTCCACCGATCGGCCGATCCGGTCAAAGACGGGTTCGATGACTTCGCCGAAGAAAGCCGTGTCTACGCGGAGACCCAGAAATACGTCACGCGTGAGCTGGCCAAGGTTCAGGGCCGGATGCAGCTCGACGCGGAAAAGAACGCGGACATGCTGGCCACGTTCGACGCCGCGTGGTTGGTGCGGGATCAGTTGGACCTGCTGCCGGACCCGGTACCGCTCGTCCCAGGAATGCTGTACCAACAGACCCTCGCGTTGCTCGTCGCAGCGCCGAAGTCGTTCAAGTCGTTTCTGGCTCTGTCCTGGAGTTGCTCGGTGGCCACGGGTACGCCCTGGCTCAGTAGGGACGTAGACCAGGGCGGCGTGCTGTACATGGTCGGTGAAGGCGCGCTAGGTGTGAAGAAACGCGTTGCGGCGTGGGAGACGTACCACGGAGTCCGCGCCGAGGCCCTGACGCTGTTCACGGAGACGTTCGATCTTGGCGTCGAAGAATCGATCCCGTTCCAACGGTTCCTGGATCGCGCGATCGAACTGAGACCGAAGCTGATCGTGGTCGACACGCTGAACCGGTACGCCGCCGGTCACGACGAGAACAGCGCCGCCGAAATGGCGATCGTGATCGTCAACCTGACCCGGCTGGTAAACGAGACCGGGGCGTCGGTCCTGCTCGTCCACCACGCCACCAAGGCCGGAGACAAGACGGGCCGCGGATCCTCCGCACTGTTCGCCGCGGCGGACGCCTCGTTCTTCCTGGACCGCCGGAACCCGAAGGGTTTGGCCGTGGCCCTGGAAACGACGAAGTCGAAGGATGACGCGGAGGGCGACCCGCTGCCGCTCCGCATGGAACCGTCGGCCGACAGCCTCGTGGTGGTCGAGGGCGACCCGTTCGAAGACGACGACAGCGATACGGAGGCCGCGGCGGATCTGGCGGTACTCACTGCGGTGATGAATCAGCCCGGACTGCCGAAACGGGAGTACTCACGAGGCGAAGCTGCGCCGGGATCGATCGGTCGACGTGACGCCGAGGTCGCCCTGGCCCGGCTCGAAAACACGGGACGGATCCACGCGATACCGGGTCCGAAACGGGCGAAGCTCATGTATCCGGGGCCTCGTCCGCTGACCGCCGACGAGCCGTTCGGCGACGTTCCTGAGGCCCCGAAGTGA
- the thrS gene encoding threonine--tRNA ligase, whose protein sequence is MPVTAVSLARIMVPAGTTAGTALRDTGLPNKGPDAIVVVRDVDGKLRDLSWAPESDAEVEPVAANTEDGRSVIRHSAAHVLAQAVQELFPSAKLGIGPFIKDGFYYDFDVEQPFTPEDLTALEKKMKQIVKAGQRFSRRVYSSIEEAREELANEPYKLELVNDKSGIDDPEIMEVGGGELTAYDNLNPRTGERIWGDLCRGPHIPTTKYVPAFKLTRSSAAYWRGNQDNADLQRIYGTAWESAEALDAHLELLAEAERRDHRKLGSELDLFSFPDELGSGLPVFHPKGGVIRNELENYSRQRHIEEGYEFVNTPHITKGHLYEVSGHLDWYRDGMFPAMHLDAELDENGDVRKPGQDYYLKPMNCPMHNLIFRSRGRSYRELPLRLFEFGSVYRYEKSGVIHGLTRVRGMTQDDAHIFCTREQMRGELTSTLEFVLGLLKDYGLDDFYLELSTRNPDKSVGSDEVWEEATNTLAEVAAASGLDLVPDPGGAAFYGPKISVQAKDALGRTWQMSTIQLDFNLPERFELEYTASGGTKERPVMIHRALFGSIERFFGVLTEHYAGAFPAWLAPVQVVGIPVAEVHQDHLSVVVKELKKRGIRAEVDASDDRMQKKIFNQTAQKVPFMLLAGERDVEAGAVSFRFRDGSQVNGVPTARAVNLVADWISARNNASPTAALFSEDQE, encoded by the coding sequence ATGCCCGTAACCGCCGTCTCGCTCGCCCGCATCATGGTGCCGGCAGGAACGACCGCCGGAACGGCGCTTCGAGACACGGGGCTCCCGAACAAGGGTCCCGACGCGATCGTCGTGGTCCGCGACGTGGACGGCAAGCTTCGTGACCTCTCGTGGGCGCCAGAGTCGGACGCCGAGGTCGAACCGGTCGCAGCGAACACCGAAGACGGACGAAGTGTCATCAGGCATTCAGCCGCGCACGTTCTGGCTCAGGCCGTTCAAGAGCTCTTTCCGAGCGCCAAGCTCGGCATCGGCCCCTTCATCAAGGACGGCTTCTACTACGATTTCGATGTCGAGCAGCCGTTCACTCCCGAGGATCTGACCGCCCTCGAGAAGAAGATGAAGCAGATCGTGAAGGCGGGACAGCGATTCTCTCGGCGGGTCTACTCGTCGATCGAGGAAGCACGCGAAGAACTCGCGAACGAGCCGTACAAGTTGGAGCTGGTCAACGACAAGTCCGGCATCGACGATCCCGAGATCATGGAAGTCGGTGGCGGCGAGCTGACCGCATACGACAACCTGAACCCCCGGACCGGAGAACGGATCTGGGGTGACCTGTGTCGAGGCCCGCACATCCCGACCACGAAGTACGTACCTGCGTTCAAGTTGACTCGTAGTTCCGCGGCGTACTGGCGCGGAAACCAGGACAACGCCGATCTGCAGCGCATTTACGGAACCGCGTGGGAGTCGGCCGAGGCACTCGATGCGCATCTCGAACTGCTGGCCGAGGCGGAGCGTCGCGATCATCGCAAGCTCGGTTCCGAACTGGACCTGTTCAGCTTTCCCGACGAATTGGGCTCCGGACTTCCGGTGTTCCATCCGAAGGGTGGCGTGATCCGCAACGAGCTCGAGAACTACTCCCGCCAGCGGCACATCGAAGAGGGCTACGAGTTCGTCAACACCCCGCACATCACCAAGGGTCATCTCTACGAGGTCTCGGGTCACCTCGACTGGTACCGCGACGGCATGTTCCCGGCGATGCACCTGGACGCCGAACTCGACGAGAACGGCGATGTGCGCAAGCCCGGCCAGGATTACTACCTCAAGCCGATGAACTGCCCGATGCACAACCTGATCTTCCGTTCCCGCGGGCGCTCGTACCGTGAATTGCCGCTACGCCTCTTCGAGTTCGGTTCGGTCTACCGCTACGAGAAGTCCGGCGTCATCCATGGTTTGACCCGCGTGCGCGGTATGACCCAGGACGATGCGCACATCTTCTGCACCCGCGAGCAGATGCGCGGCGAGCTCACCAGCACCCTCGAATTCGTTCTCGGTCTGCTGAAGGACTATGGTCTCGACGACTTCTATCTCGAGCTCTCCACCAGAAACCCGGACAAGTCCGTCGGCAGCGACGAGGTCTGGGAAGAGGCCACGAACACCCTTGCCGAGGTGGCGGCCGCGTCGGGCCTCGACCTCGTGCCCGACCCCGGCGGCGCTGCGTTCTACGGCCCCAAGATCTCTGTTCAGGCGAAGGACGCTCTCGGCCGGACCTGGCAGATGTCGACCATCCAGCTCGACTTCAACCTTCCCGAGCGCTTCGAGCTCGAATACACCGCATCGGGCGGGACGAAGGAACGCCCGGTGATGATCCACCGTGCGCTGTTCGGTTCCATCGAACGATTCTTCGGAGTGCTGACCGAGCACTACGCCGGTGCCTTCCCCGCCTGGCTCGCACCCGTGCAGGTGGTCGGCATCCCCGTCGCCGAGGTCCACCAGGACCATTTGTCCGTGGTGGTGAAAGAGCTGAAGAAGCGTGGCATCAGAGCCGAGGTCGATGCCAGTGACGACCGGATGCAGAAGAAGATCTTCAACCAGACAGCGCAGAAAGTCCCGTTCATGCTGCTCGCCGGTGAACGGGACGTCGAAGCCGGGGCCGTCAGCTTCCGTTTCCGTGACGGCAGCCAGGTCAACGGAGTCCCGACGGCGCGCGCCGTGAACCTCGTCGCCGATTGGATCTCCGCCCGCAACAACGCATCTCCCACTGCCGCGCTCTTCAGTGAAGATCAGGAGTGA
- a CDS encoding helix-turn-helix domain-containing protein yields the protein MSTTRPRPIRVRRELITQASAAQELGCSVRTIRRYIASGQIPAVRLGREIRIDPVDLDAFLRPVRS from the coding sequence GTGTCAACCACTCGCCCCCGCCCGATTCGCGTTCGTCGTGAACTCATCACCCAGGCCAGCGCCGCGCAAGAGCTGGGTTGCTCCGTGCGCACAATTCGCAGGTACATCGCGTCCGGCCAAATTCCCGCCGTCCGACTGGGCCGGGAAATTCGCATAGACCCCGTGGACCTGGATGCATTCCTTCGCCCGGTCCGCTCGTGA
- a CDS encoding phage major capsid protein has protein sequence MVETTTANPTLLQEQVASLLVQPLEKQSVVLAAGPKIFDTSSPLRIPRLTSGAAVGFVAEGAAIPEGDVSFDEVKLLPSDLKSLKVIVRFTNELIRQSVIGLDAVLKTRLVTDVSNALDTALLSGTGATKTIRGIINQPGVQTGVLQAADPDSYLDAIAKAHAQEVTPNRWFINSQDFITLRKAKDSQGRYLLESDLTSEATYKLFGITVTPTNKLAPGKAVLLDINQVAVARDLAPSVTLLPELYAATDETAIRVVARFDLGLLHAEGVVVLTAA, from the coding sequence ATGGTCGAAACAACCACCGCAAACCCGACCCTTCTTCAGGAACAGGTCGCAAGCCTTCTCGTTCAGCCGCTCGAAAAGCAGTCCGTAGTGCTGGCGGCCGGGCCGAAAATCTTCGACACGTCCAGCCCGCTCCGAATCCCGCGCCTGACCTCCGGTGCGGCCGTCGGGTTCGTTGCCGAGGGCGCGGCGATCCCGGAAGGCGACGTCTCGTTCGATGAGGTCAAACTGCTGCCGTCGGACCTGAAGTCGCTGAAGGTGATCGTCCGGTTCACGAACGAGCTGATCCGTCAGTCCGTGATCGGTCTCGACGCGGTCCTGAAGACGCGGCTGGTCACCGACGTGTCCAACGCCCTGGATACCGCGCTGTTGTCCGGCACCGGGGCGACGAAGACGATCCGGGGAATCATCAATCAGCCTGGCGTCCAGACCGGCGTGCTTCAGGCCGCAGACCCGGACAGCTACCTGGACGCGATTGCCAAGGCCCACGCCCAGGAAGTGACGCCTAACCGTTGGTTCATCAACAGTCAGGACTTCATCACGCTCCGTAAGGCGAAGGATTCCCAGGGTCGATACCTGCTGGAATCGGATCTGACGAGCGAAGCGACCTACAAGCTGTTCGGTATCACCGTGACGCCGACCAACAAGCTGGCACCCGGTAAGGCCGTTCTACTCGACATCAATCAGGTTGCTGTCGCTCGTGACCTGGCCCCGTCGGTGACCCTCCTGCCGGAGCTGTACGCCGCGACCGACGAAACGGCCATTCGCGTGGTCGCTCGTTTCGATCTGGGTCTGTTGCATGCCGAAGGCGTCGTCGTTCTGACTGCCGCGTAA
- a CDS encoding site-specific integrase — protein MARGTGRKDAKAGTFGTVQELPSGRFRALYWHDGRRHKAPTTFTSKVDARGWLSLQQADIIRGKWIEPTDAAPGRAKRVVFHEYAEEWLAHRDLKPRSREHYRKLLDVQILPGLGSLPLKSITPDDIRAWYAKLDMATPTLRSHAYGLVRTILATAASDGKIPNNPAHIRGAGSAKRVHKIRPATLPELATLTEAMPEQYRTMILLASWCAMRFGELTELRRKDVDLKDEVVRIRRAVVRVDGQFVVGDPKSEAGSRDVAIPPHLVPVIAAHLKDHVGPGKDALLFPAVNGGHLQPSTLYRRFYTARAKAGRDDLRFHDLRHSGAVLAAATGASLAELMGRLGHSTPAAALRYQHVAGGRDKAIAAALSALVNPK, from the coding sequence ATGGCGCGCGGCACCGGACGCAAGGATGCGAAGGCCGGAACCTTCGGCACCGTCCAGGAACTTCCCTCCGGAAGATTCCGCGCGCTGTACTGGCACGACGGGCGTCGGCACAAGGCGCCGACGACGTTCACGAGCAAGGTCGACGCGCGCGGGTGGCTGTCGCTGCAACAGGCGGACATAATTCGCGGCAAGTGGATCGAACCCACCGACGCAGCGCCGGGCCGGGCGAAGCGCGTCGTCTTCCACGAGTACGCAGAGGAATGGCTGGCACACCGCGACCTGAAACCGCGGAGTCGCGAGCACTACAGGAAGTTGCTGGACGTTCAGATCCTGCCGGGCCTGGGTTCGTTGCCGCTGAAGTCGATCACGCCGGACGATATCCGCGCGTGGTACGCGAAGCTGGACATGGCCACGCCGACGCTGCGATCGCACGCCTACGGCCTCGTTCGAACGATCCTGGCCACGGCGGCGTCGGACGGGAAGATCCCGAACAACCCGGCTCACATTCGCGGAGCTGGATCGGCGAAGCGTGTCCACAAGATCCGCCCGGCGACATTGCCGGAACTGGCCACGCTGACCGAAGCCATGCCGGAGCAGTACCGAACGATGATCCTGCTCGCCTCGTGGTGCGCCATGCGCTTCGGTGAGCTGACGGAGTTACGGCGGAAGGACGTTGATCTGAAGGACGAAGTCGTCCGTATTCGCCGCGCCGTCGTCCGCGTGGACGGACAGTTTGTCGTCGGGGATCCGAAGTCGGAAGCCGGATCGCGTGACGTAGCAATACCGCCACACCTCGTACCGGTCATCGCGGCCCACCTGAAGGATCACGTCGGACCCGGTAAAGACGCGCTGTTGTTCCCAGCTGTGAACGGCGGTCACCTACAGCCGTCCACGTTGTACCGGCGGTTCTACACGGCACGGGCGAAGGCCGGTCGTGACGATCTTCGGTTCCATGATCTTCGACATTCCGGCGCGGTACTCGCCGCGGCCACCGGGGCGTCACTGGCGGAATTGATGGGACGTTTGGGCCATTCCACGCCAGCCGCGGCGTTGCGTTATCAACACGTCGCTGGAGGTCGAGACAAGGCAATAGCTGCGGCATTGTCCGCGCTCGTGAATCCAAAATAG